The following proteins come from a genomic window of Miscanthus floridulus cultivar M001 chromosome 2, ASM1932011v1, whole genome shotgun sequence:
- the LOC136525257 gene encoding uncharacterized protein, with product MENMRYAEELVREFLVFRGFTSTLQAYESELSTEIGRNFQADKIVDLVFSEYIPKYQLDRLVGLFAFFKQCFMSPGDTELFSTLVKLELSALRYYVINALKSGRQDKVIEFFGENGNYLMQKRGDWLAWFAIPYIKNPSLDPQFRVYFSKEWLDTLVLSFRNFLSGIFNDTRIPALMRISSEKNTIKSLKNDIKQLNNKLAELQASLEAKEDEISQLRRNYNSAGYGNKNVVGTSTAGSPHEEISENYEESSASSSMIQGFDSRSSSSVKSYTRGGKFHESSEISHTEDEQVLVTEEDFPEVKVDFQETFLGHNSSISRCRFSASGSNIASSSIDGTVRIWTYDSSTPSSRNATIYCGSEVSALSWECRSDRLLLIGTANGGIKAWNADAKRVVCDLSTSRDFPSILDLKCSPVEPVFVSAAASRRHGSTTFERTGFANLTVWHMKTWKPLTVLPLGEDPPAITSLCFNHNGKILAASATDGMIHMFDMSAGLQITGWPAHDSPVSSVLFGPAETSIFSLGSDGKIFEWSLHNQGQIFWSRDCSRFCNPESFKTRMHEIALDSNGKRLLVTSGLVRAPIYQVQGHESGLRTLPHSSSITSVDWHPTLPMYITGSADHSVRVTSIL from the exons ATGGAGAATATGCGTTATGCTGAGGAGCTCGTGAGGGAGTTTCTAGTTTTCAGGGGTTTCACAAGTACGCTGCAAGCGTATGAGTCAGAGTTGTCTACTGAGATTGGCAGGAACTTTCAAGCAGATAAGATCGTGGATTTGGTGTTCTCAGAGTATATACCGAAGTACCAACTGGACAGGTTGGTCGGCCTGTTTGCCTTTTTCAAGCAGTGTTTCATGTCACCTGGGGACACAGAGCTGTTCTCAACCCTTGTTAAGTTGGAGCTGTCAGCATTAAGGTACTATGTTATTAATGCTTTGAAATCTGGAAGACAAGACAAAGTAATTGAATTCTTTGGTGAAAATGGCAATTATCTAATGCAAAAGCGTGGAGATTGGCTGGCATGGTTTG CTATTCCATATATTAAGAACCCAAGCTTGGATCCGCAGTTCCGTGTATATTTCTCCAAAGAGTGGCTGGATACTTTGGTTCTCTCATTTAGGAATTTTTTGAGCGGGATATTCAATGATACTC GGATCCCAGCTCTTATGAGAATTAGTAGTGAAAAGAATACCATCAAATCCCTCAAGAATGACATAAAGCAACTGAACAATAAATTGGCAGAGCTACAAGCGTCCTTAGAGGCGAAGGAAGATGAAATCTCTCAGTTGAGGAG GAACTATAATAGTGCTGGTTATGGAAACAAGAATGTAGTTGGTACTAGCACAGCTGGTTCCCCTCATGAAGAGATATCAGAAAACTATGAAGAATCCTCGGCCTCAAGTAGCATGATACAGGGTTTTGATTCTCGGTCCTCAAGTTCAGTGAAATCTTATACAAGAGGTGGGAAATTCCATGAATCTTCTGAGATCAGCCATACAG AGGATGAGCAGGTTTTGGTGACTGAGGAAGATTTTCCTGAAGTAAAAGTGGATTTCCAG GAAACATTTTTAGGCCATAACAGTTCAATTAGCCGATGTCGATTTTCTGCATCTGGGTCAAATATTGCTAGTTCATCAATCGATGGTACAGTTAG GATTTGGACATATGATTCATCAACACCATCATCCAGAAATGCTACTATATACTGTGGGTCTGAAGTCAGTGCACTTTCTTGGGAATGCAGATCTGACAGATTG CTGCTCATAGGCACAGCTAATGGAGGAATTAAAGCTTGGAATGCTGATGCAAAGAGAGTTGTTTGCGACCTGAGTACATCTAGAGACTTTCCAAG CATCTTAGATTTGAAATGCAGCCCTGTTGAACCTGTGTTTGTCTCTGCAGCTGCATCAAGACG GCATGGATCAACTACATTTGAGAGAACAGGCTTTGCCAACTTGACCGTGTGGCATATGAAAACATGGAAGCCATTG ACTGTCCTCcctcttggtgaggatccacctGCTATTACTTCTCTTTGCTTCAATCACAACGGAAAAATTTTGGCAGCTTCTGCTACAGATGGAATGATTCACATGTTTG ACATGTCTGCTGGTCTTCAAATTACAGGATGGCCTGCCCATGATTCCCCTGTGAGCTCAGTTCTTTTTGGGCCAGCAGAAACTAGCATCTTCAGTTTAGGCTCAGATGGAAAG ATATTTGAATGGAGCTTGCACAATCAAGGTCAGATTTTTTGGTCAAGAGATTGCAGCAG ATTTTGCAATCCGGAGAGCTTTAAAACACGAATGCATGAAATAGCATTGGATTCAAATGGCAAGAGGCTGCTGGTTACCTCCGGTTTGGTCCGGGCCCCAATATATCAG GTACAAGGCCATGAAAGTGGATTGAGGACACTACCGCACAGTTCATCTATCACAAGTGTGGATTGGCATCCAACACTGCCAATGTACATCACTGGGTCTGCAGACCACTCTGTCCGCGTCACATCTATTTTATGA